The following are encoded together in the Erwinia sp. E602 genome:
- a CDS encoding FNR family transcription factor, whose translation MIPEKRIISRRVQSGGCAIHCQDCSISQLCIPFTLNEHELDQLDNIIERKKPIQKGQTLFKAGDELKSIYAIRAGTIKSYTITEQGDEQITGFHLAGDLVGFDAISANQHPSFAQALETAMVCEIPFETLDDLSGKMPNLRQQIMRLMSGEIKGDQEMILLLSKKNAEERLAAFIYGLSRRFGQRGFSQREFRLTMTRGDIGNYLGLTVETISRLLGRFQKNGMLAVKGKYITIENHEILSQLAGQSRAIG comes from the coding sequence ATGATTCCCGAAAAGCGAATTATCAGCAGACGCGTACAATCCGGCGGTTGCGCCATTCACTGCCAGGATTGCAGTATCAGCCAGCTTTGCATCCCGTTCACACTTAACGAGCATGAGCTTGACCAGCTGGACAATATCATCGAGCGTAAAAAGCCGATCCAGAAGGGACAAACGCTGTTCAAGGCCGGTGACGAGCTGAAGTCGATCTACGCTATCCGTGCGGGCACCATTAAAAGCTACACCATCACCGAGCAGGGCGATGAACAGATTACCGGTTTCCATCTCGCCGGCGACCTGGTAGGCTTTGACGCCATCAGCGCTAACCAGCACCCGAGCTTTGCCCAGGCGCTGGAAACCGCGATGGTCTGCGAAATTCCCTTTGAAACGCTGGATGACCTGTCGGGAAAAATGCCCAACCTGCGCCAGCAGATCATGCGTCTGATGAGCGGCGAAATCAAAGGCGACCAGGAGATGATCCTGCTGCTGTCGAAAAAGAACGCCGAGGAGCGTCTGGCCGCCTTTATTTATGGCCTGTCACGCCGCTTCGGCCAGCGCGGTTTCTCGCAGCGCGAGTTCCGTCTGACCATGACCCGTGGTGATATCGGCAACTATCTTGGCCTGACGGTGGAAACCATCAGCCGCCTGCTCGGCCGCTTCCAGAAAAACGGTATGCTGGCGGTGAAAGGCAAATACATCACCATTGAAAATCATGAAATCCTCTCCCAGCTGGCCGGCCAGAGCCGCGCAATTGGCTGA